The genomic window TACCGGTGACTCCAATTCCTGCTGGTTTAATAAAGTTTCATCTGCTGAAGAAGCTGTGAAATAGGCAGGTGCTAACATTTCCTGACTTTTGCCATGTATCATGGAAATGTATCGGCACCCCAAAATTGGCTGGCGGGATTGGGAAATAATTGGGTGATATGAAGGGAGCCCCACTGTCCAGGGGCTTTTGTCGGGGAGACGGATCCGACGCGACACCTGCAATTCGGGATCATTCAGCGGGGAAATGCTGAGTATTGACCCCTTCCTTCCAGCTGAATATCAGTAATTACCTGGAGGAAGGCTGGCTAGCTTGTGGTGTTGAGTAGCTGACCCATGTCATTGATCCTACTTCAGTATTGATCCTCCCAGCCTGGTTGTATTCCAAGCAGTAGGTCTGGAGACCCCTGCTCCTCTAGCCTGGCCACCTATCGAGCGCAGCGGGAGACCTAAGGGGGGCTCAACTGGAATGCTATCAGAAGCCTCCCAGCAGATGGAAGGACACAGCAGTATTGAACTTGGCTTTGTAGTGGCTCCATCGACCCCGGCTTTGTCCACCAAGGCCCCTTCTGTTTCCTGGCAGAACTAGATCTGCCTTTGACATTTTCTGAACTTGTCATGTTGGCATTTGGTGGCTAAAAGCATGGGCTGTCTCAGCCTTGTGGGAAATGCAAAGTGCTTCGGGGACCGAGAGCCCAGGAAAGTCCCTCCAAATGTCATGTAGTGGGATAGATTAAAACCACCATCTCACGATGTGGGCCTGAGATGAGTTGGTAGTGGGGCTTAAGGTGAGAGGGAGGATTGTGTCCCCGCCATTAGCCACGGCTATTGAATACAGGTTTGTTTGCAGGCAGCGGGCCATAAAGGGGGTAGCAGAAAATGTATGGCATGGAGCAAGGcccctttgttttcatgttggcaCCATGGTCATGGTCACGGATGTGGCAGGAGGGCAGATGATTTTCCCAACCCTTCTGTGAAACATACACAAAAGATTGCCCATAAAACCTCACACAAGATAACAGGGAATAAAGCATGATTTGCGGCGAAGGTGTTGCAGCGAAGATGACTTTTTTGGGGGAACGTCAGACCGCGATATGCTAAACAGGAGGACGGGGGTATCGCGTTACACGGGAATGGACGAGGATATGATAGTTGCCTGTCAGCCACTATTAGTCATCCCCTCCTCATAGTTTCAGGGGTTTTTGTCACTGCCCGGCAAAGTGTCACTCTGTCAAGTTTGAACCTGGGTCCCTGGCCATCCCAGCAGTCCCTTTCAGTCAGTGATCCATGCGCTGTCACTGCCTGGTGCAAAAGGTCACGCTCAGTATTCAGGCCGCATAAGACTGACGAAGAAGTGATAAAGATTAGACGTTCCCCAGAAATCAAGATGCAGGCAATGAAATTTAGACTCTTGCCGCACATCTATGAATTTTCCGGTTCGTTTAAGCTGCAAATCTATCCTCGCTTTCCCTTTTGACCATGGGACATGAGTTGTGTATCTGAGGggtgcgtatgtatgtatgtatggttgTTGGTGAAGAGTCGAATAGTTTGAGTGCACTGAAGtaattgtgtctttttttttcttttttgctaCAGAATCATCAGAACCGAAGACCTACATCTGTACAACATGCAAGCAGCTGTTCACAAGTGCCTGGTTCTTGCTCCAACATGCCCAGAACATGCACGGGATGCGTATCTACCTGGACGCATCGACCGGCTCCAGCCCAAGCCTCTTGCCACCCAGCGTAACGCCGGTGAGTTCCAGTCCTCTTCCTGTCAGCTCCAGCAATACAATCACTATCGGCACCGGGCAGCCAGCACAGCGTATTCCGCTCACGCCGCCGACCAACAGCCCGTTTGCCATGATCAGAAGCCCCTTCCAACAGCGGGAGCCTCTGGCTGAAGAAGTACTTCGGAGCCCACACGCACAAATCCGCAGCCCCATGATGGGGGACCAGGGGGGTCCGGAAGACAAAATGAGGGGTCACCATCCGCACCACCCTCACATGATATTCCCCGGGATCCCTCCCGACAGGTTGGAATGGGAGAGAATGAAAATGGAGGGTAGGATGCCGGGGCTACCGGAGGCCTTCCCTCGGCTCGGGGGACCATTGGGGTTCGCCGAACAGTTTGGGCACCATCTACAGTTTGGGCTGGATCCGACACAGGCAGACATGGGCCTCCCGACGTACTCCCAGAAGCTGCGCCAGCTGGCTGGAACCCAGCAGCAAGGGGCAGGGGGTGgatcagggggaggggggagcccCCCTTCCTCCCCCAAGAGAAAAGGGGGCGGGTTCATGAGGTACATGCCCTTTCATCCAGGCTTCAAGCCACCATTTATGGGGCCAGGGGGAAACAGTGGGCCGGGAACACCCGGCGGTCCACGCGCTCAGTCACCTTGCAAGCCGAAATCTTGCGAGTTCTGCGGCAAATCCTTCAAGTTCCAGTCCAATTTGGTGGTGCACCGGCGGTCGCACACGGGAGAGAAGCCTTTCAAATGCAACATGTGCGACCACGCATGCACCCAAGCCAGCAAGCTCAAACGCCACATGAAGACCCACGGCAAGGAGGGCTCGGGTGGTCTCAGCAGCCTGGAGGACGACCAATCAAACGCCAGCACCCCAGAACCGGGATCCAGCTCGGGCATGAAGTCTAACATGGGGTCTTTTTTAGGCAATGATCACTGTGACGACTTCATGGCCCCGAACGGTGAAGACGGGGAGAGCAATGCAGAGTCCAGTGAAAGCCACGAGACAGAGGGCCATGAAGGGAGCAACCAATTAAAAAGTGGGGGGCACTCTATGTTGGGAGAGGTCATGGAGGACATTGGTCTGAATGCAATCCATGAATACAATGAAGCATATCAAGCAGCCATGGCAGAGAAGGCTCACCTCAGCCGTAAGCCCCTGGGAGGGGAGCCCATGCCGACAGACGGGCACTCCACTCCCGACGACTGCCCAGAacacgaggaggaggagaacatGACCAACCACAGCAACGACGTGCCAGAAAACTCTACCAGCCCTCCTCGCGGTCGCCGGGAACCCAACATGGACGTCATCCTGTCACCACTCAAGGAAACTAGCGTCGCTGTCCAGCAGCAAACGAAACGGATCAAACTAGAGCCGGGCCAAGACAGCCCTCACGGCCTGGACATATACTCTCAGTGGCTCGCCGCACATGCTGCCCCTAAAGACATTCTGTTCGGCTCCACGGCCATACCCAGCCCCATGCACGAGAACGGCGGGGCCGACTTTGGTGGCCTGAACCCCCACCACGACTCGGATGGTGGCACCTCCTCCGTCAAGTCGGACACCAGCTCGGTCCAGACGCCCTCCACGCCCAACACTCCGGGACGACCTCCCAAGGAGGGCAAGAGCCGGAAGGACACCTGCGAGTTCTGCGGCAAGCAGTTCAAGAACTGCAGCAACCTGACGGTGCACCGCCGCAGCCACACCGGcgagaaaccatacaagtgtgagaTGTGTAGCTACGCCTGTGCCCAGAGCAGCAAGCTGACACGTCACATGAAGACCCACGGGCGGGCAGGTAAGGAGGTATACAAGTGTGAGATATGCGAAATGCCATTCTCTGTTTACGGTACAATGGAGAAGCACATGAAAAAAGCTCATGGAATAACCACTAGTGGTAGCATGGGCCACGCCATAGGCGGGGGTCATGCTACAAATAGTGCTCATAGCAATAGTACTATCAATCTCGGTCCACAGAGTGAAAATGTGGAGCCAAAATGGCTGGTCAAGAATGAAGATGTGGAGCCATCTAATGGCTCATAAAAAAAGAGATATCTATAAGTTTGTGATATATATGCAACACTACCTATGCTAAAGCTGTTTCATGGTCAAACCATGCAGCAAGCAGAAgatattaaaaagaaaaagattttgTATCAAACTATTTATATTCCCTATATGCGTATAATTATGGTTAAAACCACTGTTATATTGTTGTTCAAGTTGTGTATGTTTGCAAAAGTTTATTTGTGCAATATTGATAAAGGTATAATTTGCTTTACTTTTCTACAAGTTGATTTCCTTGTTAGTACAATTTTATACAGTGCGAAAAAAGGCATTGAAAATTTTTTTAAGAGAAGTTGTAAAGAACTGAGAAGACAAAAAGCAAGAAGGGTATAGACCCGGCAAGGCATGAGAGTAAAATCAGGGTTCATCCAAGATGACCAACACTACGAACAGGGAAAATAACTTCACATGGTACGTAGTACTAGTGAACTGAATACTGTCTGTCACCGCGCAGACACTaaatatatgtgtgtgaaaatATCTTGTAGTAAGGTTTCTATTTTGGAAGGGAAATGAGCAGGGTATTTGTCAATTGTGAATATCTGGACTCCAAGTCACAGATGACGTCCTAAATGAAAATTTTATTCATTAAAAGGAACATCCATGTGaagttatttaaaaaaaaggtgccCATGCTGAAATCGTGTGGCTGCCGTTTACTGCCGGTGGGTTAGTGGCAATATTTTGCAAGCCCAACAAACCTACCGTACTTGTGCCTTTAAGATGCTGCCATGAGATGGtacttaaaagaaaaaaagagaagtaTTTTAGAAATTTCTCATTTTATGAAAAAATTTCCGAAAGGGCAGACTTGACTTGTGTTTGGAACAAATATCCACTGTACCTGAATCAACGTGTATCAATGTAGCAGGTTTTTCCAACGTCATCGTCACATCTCAATGGCTGCAACCGAGAGTCGCTAATATGCTAATGAGGCAAAGTCACCAATAATGTCCGCTTTCCAGCAAGTCGTATGTCCAGCAGGTGACATGACAATCtgtaaacatcaacaacaacaacaacaacagccgaaaaaacaacaacaacaacaacaaaaaggggCACCGCATGagaatgcaaaaaaacaacatcttttaAATTCTGGGCACACCAGCTCCGTCAGTAATTACATGGGTCGGAATTACATCATTGAAGGAGGCGAGAAAGTGGGATGGGCGGAGGGTTGCAAAACCCCCCGCTCATCATGGAGTGGGTTTTATCTATATATTCCTGTCAGTTTCTTCAGAAATCAGAAGTCTTGCTTCGGCAGACTTTCTGCAGCTGTAAATCACAAATAGTGTCAgtaaaagcaagaaaaaaaacatgataataGTAACAGAATCTTCATTATAATAGAAGCTACCTTACAATATTACTGGGAAATGTATGACTCTGATAGCACAACAATTCAATGGGAAATATTATCCACACACTACAGAGGTTCAgtaatacagtacagtaccgTACAGATTGTAGCAGTCCAGTGTATTGTGTACCACGGATTTCCTTTAGTTTGGTGAAAAAATCCAGTAGTAACAGTTCCAGACTTACGGACGTTGAAGTACTTACATATAAACTGTTGTCATATAAGGACTTGCTGAAGTGCGTCGTGCCACAGACTGTTTGTTATTCATCTCGATAGGTGACAGTGTGTGATGCTTACGGCAGGGTGCTTACAACGTACATGTTCTCGTTCTAATGTTCCTACACCGGTACTTAAAGCAGACAACAAAATACTGTTACCTTATAAAGGATGGTCAGACCACCTTGTGGCTTGGAATATGTTAAGGTGCTCAGTAGAATTTAGAGCGGCTGCGATTTTCAGAAATTTCAGGGAGATATTGAGGGGAGAGATTTCCCCGCACAGAAATTGCAACACAAAATGGCTACCGATGTGCCGGCATGCATGCATACGTTCGCGGGAACAGCTGACGTAAATTTGAACTCCCCCAAATATCTGCGGCTCTTGCCAACAATATTTCAACAGCCCATGCCTTGAAACtgtttgacaaaacaaaaacaagagcGGGAAGGTGTTGAAAGCCAGCTTCTGTTTCGACACAAAACGTGGCGACATTATTGTGGTCCAGGCTTGCGAATGGGGAGCAGCATGGTGCCGGGCGGGTATAAGTTACTGCCGGCTTGTGGCAGGATACAATAGCACCTTTTCACGTTCAAAGTCACAGCTGTATAGTTCCAAACTTGTACAGTTAGATATCTACAAAATAACTCACGGCTCAAAGCTCAGCAAGGAAGACAAAATTTGTTCGTGCAAAGCACAATCAATATTTGCGCAGAATCCTAGATTccgtgtgtttttttatttttttgcgtTGCGTTGGTTTTGGTTCTCATTCTCACAAGTCAGGAAAAAATCGTCAAACGACAGATGGGTCTGGAAGGCCTGAATTTACTAACTGTCCGGAGGCCTTGCGGCTAGCCACTCTAAGCGGCCGAGCcatttgaacaaacaaaaacaaccttCAGATGAATAGCGAATGGTCTGTTGACTGTACTTTTATACTAGGAGAGAATGTACCTATCCAGTCTGTGTTGCTAAAAATGCTTGAAAAGCATTTTTCCTTGTCTGTCTGCTCGCTTGCGTCTGTCTGTTGCATATTGCGTTGCTTGCAGAGCATGGCACTCAGTCTTTGAAGCCTCGTGGCACATTCCAATGAAAATATGTGTTCTATGGTGAAACTACAAGTATATGTGGAGCTTCAAGCATTTATTTTGTAGGCAGAATTAAGGAACGAAGAGAGACTCTAGATGTGGTATCAATGGAAAGAGATTTTAACGTTTTATTTGGTAAGGGTCCGTTCAGAACGGACACCGTCTGGTTGCAAAGAGAATGTGCGTCTGTGTCTCACCTTCAGTGACCAAAGGTCATAGCCTGGCTTCGAATATATTTATTGTCAGACTCTAGGACTCTAGTTCTAATCATGGTCCATCATGATAGGAATTCAGTTTCTGTTTTGTGTTACTGTTCATTGAAATTGTCATGTACCTGGTACATATAAAATAAATCTCTCAAAAAGTATGAGTGGCCCCGGTTGTGTTTCAtgtttctctgtgtgtctgtgtattttCAAGGTACGGAGTGTTTGGGACCTGTCAAGTGTCAGACATGTTAAGAACAGGTCACTAGTTCCACTGCGCTGAGGGGGGTTGTCTGTGTGTGACCATGTAAAACAGTCAGGTAATTCCTACTGTTGTTCTGTTTTGGTGCCCACCGGCAACATCGTACATAGACAAACTTTAACCTATTCCTTGCTACAGGTAGGCTTGTTTACCAAATGTTTGTATACAAGCTACAACCTGGTCAGCAAGGAGAAAGTTAATATACTCATttctgaaacaaaaaaatagGGTTCAAACAAATATCTACCTTTGGTCTGAGCCACAGAGATTATAAGCTCACAAAAGAATAGATTACTCATTTGACAATTACACAACAGTAAAAAATATAATGATGTCTAGGTGGGCTGTGCCCCAGGCACAGTAACCTACTTTGCTGTGTTCTACAGAAGGCCTGTTTAAGTCACTTGTAATTAAACCCCATTGTAATGTCGTCTGGATGGCACAGCTAACGGGTCATGGCTTACCTTAAGACAACCCCCTGTCTCTATTGACTCTACGttttaaaaacaatgcaaaCCACACTTAAAAATATACATCACCTTACTAGTTCAAGGTTCAAAGTTCTTTTACCAGCTATCGTTTTTAATAACAACAATTTGAGTAGGACATTTGCTTCATATTTATGTGCATGACAACATTTCATTCACCTCTTTATTTTGAATGTCGATTGTGGTGCTATTTTCACTTAAAGTTGGTTTTGTAATTCGATTTTATTTAAGTATACTTTGACTTTCCTTATCTATGTCATAATTTTCTATTCAATATGTCGTCTATTTAGTATATACAAGAACTTAGGAGACCCATAACATGGTGGAATGGCTCCCTTTTATATTGTAATCTTATCTTACCTTTGTGCCGATTATGTTTGGAgagaaatatcataataatatcatgataccaaatacatgtaagcaTATACAGTGTGAGCTGCCATAGTGTATAACTTGATGGTGTGAAAGGTAcgaaaagtttgaaatttatAACCTGTGACAGTCTGGATAATTTtgtaatgtgtatgtgtgtttaccTCCACCTTGGACAGATACAGCTGTATTTGTCCAGGTGAGGTATAAAGGTATTCAGGTGTATGTAACTCCAGGTGTAGCTTTATTGTCTACCACAACAATCCATATTTGACACCTCCTAGGTAACTGCTGAATACACCTATACCTGCTCCTTCCATAAAAGCCGATGTGGTTCTCACATTAACTGGTTTGTAGCTTTATTTTCTCTTGTtggagaaggtcaagttcaaatttCTTGAGGATGTTTTGAACTTCACACAAGATCTAACTAAAGGTTGAACATGAAAAGGATATTGAACTGTTCGTGCATATAAAActggtagggagaaaatctgCAAAGCATAGGGATAGACATTGTTGTATTGGTATAAGAGTGGCTATATATACAAATTATCTATTATTATATAAGACGAGTAAAAACCAAAAGTATCGTGTATTTCTAACTGCACAATCATGATAATCACAACACCATGGAAGAAAACGGTTGTAACGTTTTGGATTTGAGTTCTCGATAGTTATTGTGatgcaaacaaaaaacaggTGTGGATGTATTTTGTAAACTGTGTGAAAGAGAGAGTACAGCAAGTGTAGACAAAAAACAGGTGCAGGGGTGTGTCCCACACTCCCACTACATGTAAAATGCATTcagatacactgtacatgtgcaaGTGTAGGTACACTTGGAAAAGCATACCACATGGTATTGCCACAACTTAACAcactatttttttttgcatttaaaCTTAGAACCTAAAATTTAGTCTTTTTACTTGATTATCAATAGCACAGTTATTCAACACTGTAACAGTACAAACATCATCTTTTTTGGCAAGAATTTCATAATTATATGCTACACAGGAATGAAAAGTTTCACAGGATAAAAGTACAGATATCTTCTTTCAAACTGAATGTAACAAAAACAGACTATACcagatttttaaagtctttgtaATCTTTGCTTATttttaaaaacacaaaacagacaTGTAGTCTAAGTTGGTCAAAGCTGATTACTCTAGGTTAATGATATAAGAGGTATACAATCCTAGTGTCTTAAACAAAATAGGGAGATGGTGTACTTTGTGCATGTTTCGTTACTGCGCTTGGTTGGAAGGACAGTCCACAGGAAGTCACAATAGAAAATGGGAGACATGTTGTGTCCCTCTGTATTCAGGAAGCAGAATGATCTAGATGGACAAGATACACAGAGATATTAAGGTAGACCAGCATTGTGTATGGAACCTACTGGGTACTTTCTTAAGTGTTTTGCTGGACAGAAGGAGCAGGTGTTCTAAATTCTTTAGTGAGTGAAGTGTGGAAGGAGAGAGAGTGTTGTACAacggtatgtttgtgtgtttgagaCAATTATTACACATACGGTATTGAGCCGTAACAGAAGTTGTGTTGACGTTCAAAATGAAGGCGTTCCAGACGTTGTGTCTAGTAAAAATGCTTTGAAAGAAATATTACACTTGTAACAAAAAGCATGTGTGTGATGGCCAAACCAGATTCAAATGGTCAAGTATACaatttttattcaagaaaattaGGGTTTAaaaatagtgttttttttaacaaaagatgcttttctgctagttcacttttcTGGCAAAAATGTATATGGCACATTTTCTTTTGAAACTCTACCACCAAAGAATAATCTGTTTGGGTTTGCTTTGCATATTTTTGGACCGTTGCTATCTGAAAATATGAACAAAATCTTTCAAAAATAGGTGACTTGAGCAAAAACATGGAGAAAAACATGGAGAAACCTTTCAGTAACACATATACAGAATTTCGCAACTTCCTTCCTTTCTGTCAATATTCCTCtatcaaaggaaagaaaaaatgtgTACAGACATATTTTTGCGTCTGTGACACACAGAGAGAAAATGTCTGAATTACAGATATCCGTGAAAGGAACAGCGCGGCCATATTGTAAATCGGTTGAGAACCTAACATGGCCTTCACATACACGCACAAACCAAAGTTTGATAGAACTCGATGGCGTCTGTAACCACCTACTTAGCCAAAGACTACCGACCAATTTTGTCAGTAATATCTCGAGTGACGCTAATTCGACCAAGCTCCATAATCTTCCAATCAATTATGCGGTAATATTTCTGCAACATGCTTGGGAAAATGCCTGTCATGATTTCTATAAATGTAACCTCTAACGAGTTTCGAGACGTCCACGAATTTTGTAGAAACAAATTGTTGGTATCTTTTTTCCAATACCTAAACAATGGACATGCAAGACAGGGAACACACAACATTGACCATGTATCCTACAATGGACATGGTTGGATCGTTCTTGATGTAGActttaatataaaaaaaagaacaaataaCATCACATTTTCAATTGGAATTTATTCTCTCACTTTGAAGTCAGCATATCCTTGATATCATAGTGGTCATATCCTGACCAATATCCTTGATTGTATTTACACATACAATATCATGATATGAATTATGTTTTGATGTAAAAACGGGCCCTTTCATGTTAAGGTCAGAGCTATCCACAGATTTTTCTTTGTTATGGTTAAATATAACAAGACTGTAATGTACAATGCTTCCTTTCCAATTCTCTAAATACACATCAAAGGGTAAACATTTAACTTATTTTTCGTAATGAGCATTTTCAGACAATTTAGCTGATGAGGTTAATAACAATTACAGAAAACAACGGCAAGGTGGTCGTATTTTGTGTGAGTCATAGGTACACCCACGCATGCTGAACGTGATAGTCTGTGGCTAAATGTTGAGAGCCTGTCCTAAGAGGTCACCCTTCTAGTTTACCTCCATGTAAACATTGCCTACGGCTACTGTCGTGGCAGGAAAAACAAGTGCAGGTCGAAATGAAGAATAacaaaggtacaaaatgtatttacacCCCAGTAAGAAATATTGTGTCTTTCAAAACGCAATCAGAAAAATAAGATATTTTTCCACTTTTTTCCAATTTTGTAATAGTAACACATTCAATCTGTTTGTTAAACAagattttggccaatttcacaGCAAGTAAAAAAGTAAGTCTATCAAGAATAACGTTAATTTTAGGAGTGTAAGCGTTGTGTCGAGGTTAGAGAAGGTGATCGGTATACAAGCATCTTTCCACCCAAACACAACCCAACATATTGGTCACAAAATGGCCACTGGCTCAATGTCTTGCCCAGATGGATGCGCAGTACGTGGAAAAGAGAAGACCTGACTTGtcttttgtatttcattgaaATGTAACTTCCAGATAAGATTTACTTGCATCCTGGGCAGTCCACCATTCTAAATGTTACGGAATTCCATGTACCATAAACTTTTCCTTTCCTGATCTTTAAATGTCGAAAGTGGTTGTCAACATATGGCATTGTAGTGTCAAAAATGCAGATGTTTCTAATACATCTGGACCAAAATGGtttatgtacatacatttgtatggtttGACCATTTATCTCTTACACTTCCTTTCCGTGAGATGGCCAAAAATGATTTGGAGAAAAGTTCAAAAGATGTAACTATGTATTACGAGAGAGCTATGGCTACAATTCATTCTGTTGATATACTGTCCCTTTCTTTGGCGATGCAGGTACCTAAATGTCACTCTGGTGTGACCAGATTGTCGTACAAAATTGAAAAGCATTCTGTGGCTCAAAATTATTGGTTAACATGTTTCCATCCGACGTGTCGAAGAAGATCATCAGAAGAGCGTTATTATTTTGTGTCGTCGTTTTTAGCATGCCGGAGAGGGGCTTGCGGTGGCAATGATCACGCCGAAATTCGTTATTAGGGGATTTGGCTAGGATTTGAATGCATCCTCGCATCCCAGCAACGTCCCAGATCCTGCCAGATGGGGTCAgatgaagttcaagttcaaaacaATATgcttagaaaaaaacataatctcCTACAATATGCCAGGAAGCTTTGCTTCCCCAAGTTGCTTCCCAAGGAAACGAGTGGAGACATCCCAAACCTCGTATCCTGTCCAAGTGGCTTGAGCTGTGGACAGAATATGGCGTCCGTGTTGTAAGCTTGCCACAGAGCAAAGATCATTTCATACCGTGTGTTAGCGCACCAAATACTCCTTGTTCAACACATTACATACAATATTGTTCTGCTGCAACCCTGAGTTGAATCCAAGAACAAAACGTCTGTGATTGCTCCACTGGAAGACTGACTCTAGAGGTTGCCTCTGCTGTGTTGTTTTGAATCTGCGGCATTGTGTGGCTGCTCGGCCATTGTCATGTTCAATGCCGACCCCCGCCATCTTTGCAAACCAGGCCGGCTAACATTTGACTCGCACTTGGCCATTGTGCATAACTAGGGGGGGAATTTGACCAAAAGTCACTGCAAAAGCTGGATTTCGTGTGAATCTCGTAGCCCGTGCAAGATAGCGGGCCGACGTGTTTGTTGCGTTCTGGCTATCGGCATTTCGGTGTGCCAAAGGAACCAAGCATGCTACACGAAATGGCGGACAGTTGGCCAGTGCTTATTTTGTAAGATATTCTGGTCCTCGGGCTTTGTcctacattttgttttctgctTTCTGTTTGTTCTCTCCACAGTTTCAGTTCTTTTTGTTGGCCAGGACAAGTAGCAAAAGTACTACAGGAAATGTCAAAAATCGTCAAAAGCGAGAAAAAAGGAAGGTACGTTGTGTCCTCTCCAAAATTTCGATCACGTTCGGATGCAGCATTTTCAATGCTGTGGTAAATATTAGGGGTTTTGAGTTGACTTCTTGTCCACCTACAATAGATGTCGCTGTTCTGTCtttatttcttcaattttttagTTTCCACTTGAAAAGTATCAGCTCCTAATATAGTGGATGAGCGATGACTAAGTCATCTGTTGGCAATAAGATATGCAGCAAAGatgacatttttgttttatgttcgggAAACTATAGGAGACTATACAACCGGTGTTTTGTTTAGATAActttaaacattttctttgtaaagTGAAATGAACTTAACGGTAAATTTtacacacatttttttttcagagacaaatattttgcttgttgaaaataatgttttgttctgttttgatATACACACAGCAACAGTATAGCTACTGTAACAACACAGACTAAAA from Branchiostoma lanceolatum isolate klBraLanc5 chromosome 4, klBraLanc5.hap2, whole genome shotgun sequence includes these protein-coding regions:
- the LOC136432286 gene encoding B-cell lymphoma/leukemia 11A-like isoform X2; the protein is MAASRSRLTMLSQPDHDLLTCGECQTDFPLSDILLFIEHKKHCMTPTDGHLEERLDLDRSRNATEKRRAPTPISVGIQVGPSEDQPTPEQKAPGGHKTESSEPKTYICTTCKQLFTSAWFLLQHAQNMHGMRIYLDASTGSSPSLLPPSVTPVSSSPLPVSSSNTITIGTGQPAQRIPLTPPTNSPFAMIRSPFQQREPLAEEVLRSPHAQIRSPMMGDQGGPEDKMRGHHPHHPHMIFPGIPPDRLEWERMKMEGRMPGLPEAFPRLGGPLGFAEQFGHHLQFGLDPTQADMGLPTYSQKLRQLAGTQQQGAGGGSGGGGSPPSSPKRKGGGFMRYMPFHPGFKPPFMGPGGNSGPGTPGGPRAQSPCKPKSCEFCGKSFKFQSNLVVHRRSHTGEKPFKCNMCDHACTQASKLKRHMKTHGKEGSGGLSSLEDDQSNASTPEPGSSSGMKSNMGSFLGNDHCDDFMAPNGEDGESNAESSESHETEGHEGSNQLKSGGHSMLGEVMEDIGLNAIHEYNEAYQAAMAEKAHLSRKPLGGEPMPTDGHSTPDDCPEHEEEENMTNHSNDVPENSTSPPRGRREPNMDVILSPLKETSVAVQQQTKRIKLEPGQDSPHGLDIYSQWLAAHAAPKDILFGSTAIPSPMHENGGADFGGLNPHHDSDGGTSSVKSDTSSVQTPSTPNTPGRPPKEGKSRKDTCEFCGKQFKNCSNLTVHRRSHTGEKPYKCEMCSYACAQSSKLTRHMKTHGRAGKEVYKCEICEMPFSVYGTMEKHMKKAHGITTSGSMGHAIGGGHATNSAHSNSTINLGPQSENVEPKWLVKNEDVEPSNGS
- the LOC136432286 gene encoding B-cell lymphoma/leukemia 11A-like isoform X1, which encodes MSRRKQDNPQPRKRLLEPQPDHDLLTCGECQTDFPLSDILLFIEHKKHCMTPTDGHLEERLDLDRSRNATEKRRAPTPISVGIQVGPSEDQPTPEQKAPGGHKTESSEPKTYICTTCKQLFTSAWFLLQHAQNMHGMRIYLDASTGSSPSLLPPSVTPVSSSPLPVSSSNTITIGTGQPAQRIPLTPPTNSPFAMIRSPFQQREPLAEEVLRSPHAQIRSPMMGDQGGPEDKMRGHHPHHPHMIFPGIPPDRLEWERMKMEGRMPGLPEAFPRLGGPLGFAEQFGHHLQFGLDPTQADMGLPTYSQKLRQLAGTQQQGAGGGSGGGGSPPSSPKRKGGGFMRYMPFHPGFKPPFMGPGGNSGPGTPGGPRAQSPCKPKSCEFCGKSFKFQSNLVVHRRSHTGEKPFKCNMCDHACTQASKLKRHMKTHGKEGSGGLSSLEDDQSNASTPEPGSSSGMKSNMGSFLGNDHCDDFMAPNGEDGESNAESSESHETEGHEGSNQLKSGGHSMLGEVMEDIGLNAIHEYNEAYQAAMAEKAHLSRKPLGGEPMPTDGHSTPDDCPEHEEEENMTNHSNDVPENSTSPPRGRREPNMDVILSPLKETSVAVQQQTKRIKLEPGQDSPHGLDIYSQWLAAHAAPKDILFGSTAIPSPMHENGGADFGGLNPHHDSDGGTSSVKSDTSSVQTPSTPNTPGRPPKEGKSRKDTCEFCGKQFKNCSNLTVHRRSHTGEKPYKCEMCSYACAQSSKLTRHMKTHGRAGKEVYKCEICEMPFSVYGTMEKHMKKAHGITTSGSMGHAIGGGHATNSAHSNSTINLGPQSENVEPKWLVKNEDVEPSNGS